From the genome of Cyprinus carpio isolate SPL01 chromosome B24, ASM1834038v1, whole genome shotgun sequence:
TTGAAACTGTTTGcacaatattcatattttgactTGAATTGGCAGAATACCCCAGTTTCAGAAGGCAAGCGTCACAGCAGCACAGTGTTGGGCAGCCCCATGTCCTGCGGCAATGTCAAGCAGAGGAATAGTTCTCTGTGTTCACCTCTGCTGAAGAGACGGGCTGATCATCTCAATTCACCAGTATGCACAACTCGAGCTCTAGGTATGCTTCAGAATAGTGTGCTTTGAAAGGCTATTGTTGTTTTTGCTCTAGTGGAACATTGTAAAACCTAACGTGTGATATTCTCTAGGATCCAACAGTGTGTTTAGTCCTGGCCTGTTGGCTAGGAGTTTGACACCAAGGCTGATGAAATCAAGGAAGAGTGTTGGGAGTGCCCACTCATGCCTGTTACCATCCACCACTGACTCTGAAGACTGTGTCAGTCCGATGTGGGAAGATGAGCAGGTTTTGTATCAGCATTACACCTTTTAAAATGCTACAattgaatttaggcatcacaacattttaatgtacagtatgaaaaatggattttTGAGCAATTGATGATGAAAAAGGTAGGGGAAGTGAGTAGCACAATTCAAAATGACCAATACAGATCATGAtgaatttggagaaaaaaacaaaaacaaaaaaaaaccccggtAATTAATTATTGATATCATTATATTGTGTAATAATTAGTGCtgacaaatgattaatcacgattatttgcaattaaaataaaagtttttgttcacatagtatatgtgtgtgtactgtgtatatttattatgtatatatgaatacacacccatgcatgttatatatatttttagaagaaatttaaattttatatatatatatatatatatatatatatatatataatcaaaatatatactgtatgtgtatttatgtacataataaatatacacagaaaacttttattttggatgtgattaatcgtgattaatcgtttgacagaactagtaataatacaatttaatactataatttttttgtagtttagcTATTTGATGATTTTTGATGATAATTGATGCTTATTATGATGAGAGATTagaaaaaatgttacaaaaaatctagtataatcaattaattaggcttttatataaaattttgaatgtaatttacaATTTACTCTGTGCTGGCAAAGCTTAatctttcagcagccatttctccagtcttcagtgtcacatgatcctccagaaattattctaatatgctgatttggtgctcaacaaacgaatacatttttcataattatttgaagAATAGAAAACAGTATGCACTTGAAATGGAGatcttttataatataaatgtctttagtgtccaTCTTGGTCAATTTAATGAATTTTCGCTCAATAAAAGtgtatttccttaaaaaaaaacattttagcaatCAGTAAATCTTGCAATCTTGCATTTCTAGAATTTTCAAGATGGCGAGAACCTTCCACAGTTAAATGGAAGAGAAGTAGGAAAAAGAATGTCAAGAAACATTCCCTTGACACCCGTGGAAAGGAGGAGGATGTTTCCAGCACGAGCTcaagatcacagcactgttttgacTCCACTCAATAACCAAGTGGACAATAGCAGAATTATTAAACCAGATATTTCTGCAAAGAGGCTCCAATTCAATGCATCTGACCGCTCTGCTACTCCACTGGGTAAGGCTGATCCCCATCAATCATTTGGGAACGGTCTTATGAAACCGGAGCCGCCAACAGAGCCCAAATCCTCAGTAAAGAGAGCTTTTGACGAAGTAGAGAAAAGCCCAGATCAGGCTGAGGTCCATTGCAAGAAAAACGACACCGTGTACAAGAGGTCTTTCCACATTCCTGAGGACAACTCAAGGGCCCACACAGGCTTGACAGGAATTTTCTCCACTGTGGGGCTTGATGATGTTAAAAGTGCACCAATATGTCAACAGATGAGTGAGAGAATGGGCCCAAAGCAATCTAGTCCCATAGCCGTGGCCAAAAATCTCTTCTGTGATCTCGAAGATCAAGTTGAGGAGGTGACTTTGCCTAAAACAGAGGCCAACTCGAGCTCCCTGACCTCACCCGGTGATGACCGAAATATCAGAAGAAGCCTTAGCTTAGATTCGGACGGCTCAGTCCATGAGATGTCAGTGGTTAAACAAGAGGCTTTGTCATCCTCTTTTGAGGAGCTGGATGAAAACGAGATTTCTGTAGTCACACCGGCGGCCCGGCCCACCTTGGCTACACCAAAGCACAGCAGTGCAAAGCAGCAACGGGTTAAATCTGAGCGTTCTCTTCTTGACCATCCTCGTGGGTTGTCTGACAGTATGGTCAAATCACCTGGCTTTCTCAAACCCAAGAACGTGGTTGCATTTAGGAGCTACTGCAGCTCCATAAACCGCTCTTGTACTTCACATCTCAGCCTGGCCTCTTTGGATGGCATGGAGTTGTCTGCGTCAGCTTCCTTCCACAATGACCAGTCTGCAGTGACTCCAGTTCAGAAGAAAAGGCCCAGTCTGAGCAGCTCACTTTACCAGGTGAGAATCTTTTGGAACTCGTATTAAACTGGAGAAAAATGGTTTTATACTGGAATATGAAATGAAAGAATGTTTGCCTTTTCTTTCCTAGACTCCACAGCAGATGGTTGTGTCTCACACTCCCTATAGGACACCAAAAAGTGTTCGTAGAGGTCCAGAACGTGTGGAAGGGGCTCTTATCCTGGGAACTCCTGATTACTTGGCACCGGAACTTTTATTAGGCAAAGCTCATGGTAAGAGTTCAAGTGGTCAAGTTATAGAAAtatgtagggatgtaacgattaaccgcaagctggtttaaaatcaattcaaatatatgacgattcaaatcagttgagatgctgAACACATCACGATTCCGTTAGCGGTAGGAGttaatatgaatgtatgtctgaggggaacttactgtctggtattttttcttttcatctcaccTCTGTATAACgaaattaaagggttacttcactgcaaaatgaaaattttgtcattaatcacttacccccgtcgttccaaacccgtaaaaggacgtgttcttcggaacacaatttaagatattttggatgaaaacgggaaggcttgagactgtcccatagactgccaagtaaataacagtgtcaaggtcagggaaagtatgaaaagcatcatcagaatagtccatctgccatcagtgattcaacagtaacattatgaagcgacgagaatactttttgtacacgaagaaaacaaaaaataatgactttattcaacaattcctctcctttgtctctctccaaatcagcgtagctgTTATTtactggcagtctatgggacagtctcaagcctcccggttttcatccaaaatatcttaaattgtgttccgaagactgacaaagcttttacgggtttggaatgacatgggggcgagtgaataatgacacaaatttttattttgggatggggtatccctttaaagttcataagtgcagcagtgctttgtttacagcggaaaccaaggaaacgctttgagcaccacctgctggcagagagtgaatctgtctcattcagctcgttggctgtttctgtttcatgcagatattgtTTTATGcacagtttcacaaaactgaagtcaaaccatgctgtttttgcaaatttcgaaattatacaatttaatttagataaaaaaacTGCTTATGTTGCATGTATgaagcatctttgtttggatcatgattaaaatgcagtggttgcctctcattttgaaatggaaagagcacagacaaagccttattttgtttatatgaagagatttcttttatctgtgttacttatttgatttggagcttgttttaaaatttcaatttagttttatttacatttacattatataaaaacattatttagcagacgcttttatctaaagcaacttacaaatgaggacaatagaaacaatcaaaaccaacaaaagagcaatgatatgcaagtgctatataagtatattattatagtgttatatttcagtttcacaaagaaacatgcagcattttgtccaagcaataataaaaggacacatttaatttataatttgtcttaaatctcattttgttaaaagaaaatcgtgaatcgaatggaattgtgagttgagtgaattgttacatcccttgAAATATGTGCCTCAAGTATTACGTAATGATAATGGTCAACCGTTATCATAAGTATATAGTTTTTAAGACACCTAATATAAAATGGGACTGAATTTTGTACTTTGCCTTCATTAACAGATATTATGTTTTAGTTTCAGGGTCTGTAAGTTGTGGTAAGTATGCTAAAAAGTATTCAGTTAGATTCCAACCAGTGGAGATGTTGGTGCATGTGTGGGCAGCTTTACCGCATTAAGGCCTCGATATACTCACAGCaaagttttttctttgttgttcgCTTAGGGGCAAAAAGAATTTTGAAATACCAGACAATTGGTCTGCTGGTAGCAAACTTCTTGATTCCACCCTCTGCAATTCGatgaatgtgtaaatatgtgctgTGTGCTTTCCTCTCAGTAACAAAGTAAACACACAGCAAAATGACAGcaatgagaaaacagcagttaggaaagcatctgatcatagtgaTGTGGAGATGTTTCCACCAGCGCTGCAGTTCAGCACtccagtaatgtttatttatatagcactttatacaacaaATTTACACCATTAAACATCTTGCTTTCAATTTGAATTACACATCTAAGTATGTAAAACCACAGATCACACCTATAATACGTAATGGACATGGACCAATGGTAGTTTTAGAAATTCGAAGCAACATTTAACAGCAAGTTAATTTTGGCAAGAGGCTTTGAACTTGTGAAACAAACTctaaacaaactttgttttggccTAATTTTGTTAGAAATCATGTCACGCTAGTTTCTTTGTAAGTTTTCGTATATCGGGGCCTTGAGTTAAGGACGTGGCTGACTAATTCCATTATGGGCTGCAGCTTTTGTGATTGGCAGCTCCTGATTCATCACTCTTTAATGCTTCAGTAATACTGTCTGAACTCTGTTGGGCTGTTATGGCGGTTCTTGGGAATTCTGGGGCATTCAGTGAAACATATTTTGCGTTATCCTAGTTAATAGTCAAGAAACATCATTTATGGCTCGACTTCCTGAAAAATGTGAACACTAACTTTGTAGTACTTTTGAAGCATTGCTGTCTTTGAGTGAAGTGACATGTCAATTTCTGACTAAACTGACAGGATCACCTGTTTGGCTGGAAGACTGTGGGATGGGTTGGGGAAAGTTTTGCAGCAGTTTTGACACAAACACTTACATACACACAACCGGAAGTTTACACTTTCAAAATATACTCCATTTTTGCATCATAACAAATTCTCACTAGAAAGTTCCATCTTTGTCAGTGTTGCCAGTATTTCTCTGTAGAAGTTGAGCATTAAAGTCTTTATAGTTGTTTAAACGTCACACAAGTGCTTGTCAATTCGAGTGTCTATTGTGGTTTTGTAGTTTTAGTTGTCCTTTTTCACTTGCATGCGTATGTGTGTCTGAAAAAACAACAGTGGCCATGGTCAGTGTTGCCACTTGGACCCACTAATTGGGCCACATGCACTGTTGcgcaaaaatactgtattatttagATATACTTGCTAAGCCCAAAGTGTACTTCAGTTTTACATGTATGCTAGGGTATGGGTACAGTGCGTGTGGcacatatttggagaaaaatgTTTGACAAAGATGgaactttgtctttgttttgcatATACTGTCTAATGTAGTTTGTTTGAAGGCTGTGCGCTCAGCTATATGATTATTACACTAAGTGTTTGAGTagtgctgcacaattaatcgaatttctaatcgcatAATTATGGATGCAACAATTACGAAATCGTTCAAAGAGCCAATTTATCATTcgaagtccacttatgttattccgCATgcttaagatttgtttttttttctttttacatgttatcttaagtgtttttcccattattttaattttagttttagtataacagtataataccattcatatttttactttttaataatttatagaagaaaccaatccgatgtatagttgacatttgaggcgtaatactatagaaaagcactaaaggtttttcagttagtgttttcagcttgtttattttcatataaaaatactgcatgcagttgcttcaaacaattGTATAActtcattcaatgtaaattgtgataatcgtaattaataatcgcagttacaatttcaagggaataatcgacaattatgatttttgtcataatcgtgcagccctatgttTGAAAGCTAAGTATACTTTCATGttagcaatttaaaataagttcacGTTTGTTCTATGGGCATAAAAGATACCTCAAATAGTGCAGCTTAAGAACAGGTgtgttattacttttctaagcaaacAGACAAttttctgaataataaaaaaaatcctatcaaATTGCATCGAAGATGGGACTGAGGTGTACTCTTTTGATTCTGTCCTTttgaccacccagaacaccctagcaactgcatagcaacaccctgccaACCACCCAGCACATCCTAGCATTGGGGTTTTGTAGTTATGTTttcttaaaatagttatttttgccAATCTGTTTTGTGCCACTACTTGATCAGTTGAAGGTATACTTAAGCATCTTCATTTTAGACTCCTAAGAACAATATTTATGACCTGATGACTGATTGTTGTTCAGTTTTGTAATGTGACATTTTCTATCATGATACCCGAGTTCAAGTCAAGCTGGTTTTGTGCGTTGTGCTGTTTCCTTTTCCCCTCAAAATCAACTTACGACCGCTGCTGTCACTGCTTTCTAATAGTGGTCACATTCTAACACATTTTGTGCCAAGTTTCATGTTTGTAGAAATAGAACCCAGCgtctcaattttttatttattatttgctctACTACAGATTTCATGGTGGACTGGTGGGCGTTAGGTGTCTGTCTGTTCGAGTTCCTCACAGGAGTCCCGCCGTTTAATGATGAGACCCCTCAGCTGGTGTTCCAGAACATTCTCAACAGAGGTAAGAGGGCCAGTGAtaaatacatgtttgtttttaaacttatttattaaaaaaaagcttataaatggaagacaaatttagatatttttgatgaaatccgagagctttctgaccctcctaaagacatcggtaaaatagtccatgtgacatcagtggttcaaccgtaattttacaatgctatgagaatagtttttgtgcgcaaagaaaacaacaacaacaacaacaaaaaaaaaaacgttatttaaCAATTTTCTATCTGCCGCTATTCACAAGGctcttgttgaataaagtcattttagttttctttatgcacaaagtattctcgtagcttcgtaaaattacagttgaaccaccaatgtccttactacgtttctgggtctgggaacatttcatgtctatgtagggtcagaaagctctcagaaggtcttacaggtttggaacgacatgagggtgaataacaaaattttcatttttgggtgaactatccctttaaaggaatactccaccccaaaatgaaaattttgtaattaatcacttacccccatgttgttccaaacccgtaaaagctcagttcgctttagaacacaatgtaagatattttggatgaaaacctggaggcctgtgactgtcccatagactgccaaataaataacagtgtcaaaagctgccatcagacgtgcaatctgggttatatgaagcgacgggaacactttttgtaagcaaagaatgacacagaagagcatgcgcagcatacagtgatatggagagacacagaggagactgttgacaaaggaattgttgaataaagtctttatttttgttttcttcgcttacaaaaagtgttcccgtcgcttcatataacccagactgcacgtctgatggcagatgaagtattctgacaacaactttcatacctttcttggaccttgacactgttatttacttggcagtctatgggacagtctcaagcttccaggtttttcatccaaaatatcttaaattgtgttctgaagacgaacaaagcttttacaagtttggaacgacatgggggtaagtgattaatgacaattttttttcttttggggtggagtatccctttaactgtttattattattttcacactaTTATCTCAGAACGGTTCCACCATATGTGTAAAtttgtgccccctcaaaaatattcaaatgaatggatattttggtttgtttgtccTATACACCATGAGAATAATGTTGTGTTGACTGTGTCTGATCTACATGTGCTTCATGAATGATGTGTTCAGATGTACCATGGCCAGATGGAGAAGAGGAGTTAACCCAGAACGCAAGAAATGCCATAGAGATTCTTCTCACTATGGATTCAACCAAGCGTGCTGGCTTAAAAggtggatacacacacacacgctctcacatcTAACACTTTAGAAATTCTTACTAACAAGTAATGAGTGTTAAAATACttaattctcaatattaacaTTTACTGACGTCAATACTAATGTGTCTTTCTGTAGAGCTGAAGGATCATCCGTTCTTTGAAGGTGTGGACTGGGAAAACCTTCACCATCAGTCTATGCCCTTCATCCCTCAGCCTGATGATGAGACTGACACCTCCTACTTTGAGGCGAGAAACACGGCCCAGCATCTCACTGTATCAGGCTTCagtctgtaacacacacacacacactgtagcacAGTGGACTGAGTATGTTCAGGTACAAGCTCTAATGAATGCAGGTCCCACAGTGCTCTTGTTTGTCCTTCTGTCTTCATTCATGTTGGAAAGTGTCCTGAAATGCAGTGAGGTGGTGTTTTTTAACACTTATGCACATACATGCTGCAAGACTTGT
Proteins encoded in this window:
- the mastl gene encoding serine/threonine-protein kinase greatwall — encoded protein: MEARGISSEGSNSAVKAPSIEDFVLVKPISRGAFGKVYLARKKCNSKLYAVKVVKKADMVDKNMTDQMRAERDALALSKSPFIVHLFYSLQTATKVYLVMEYLIGGDVKSLLHIYGYFDEDMSLKYISEVALALDYLHRHSIIHRDLKPDNMLVSNEGHIKLTDFGLSKVKLDRELNLMDILTTPSLVKPKKDYFRTPGQVLSLISSLGLNTPVSEGKRHSSTVLGSPMSCGNVKQRNSSLCSPLLKRRADHLNSPVCTTRALGSNSVFSPGLLARSLTPRLMKSRKSVGSAHSCLLPSTTDSEDCVSPMWEDEQNFQDGENLPQLNGREVGKRMSRNIPLTPVERRRMFPARAQDHSTVLTPLNNQVDNSRIIKPDISAKRLQFNASDRSATPLGKADPHQSFGNGLMKPEPPTEPKSSVKRAFDEVEKSPDQAEVHCKKNDTVYKRSFHIPEDNSRAHTGLTGIFSTVGLDDVKSAPICQQMSERMGPKQSSPIAVAKNLFCDLEDQVEEVTLPKTEANSSSLTSPGDDRNIRRSLSLDSDGSVHEMSVVKQEALSSSFEELDENEISVVTPAARPTLATPKHSSAKQQRVKSERSLLDHPRGLSDSMVKSPGFLKPKNVVAFRSYCSSINRSCTSHLSLASLDGMELSASASFHNDQSAVTPVQKKRPSLSSSLYQTPQQMVVSHTPYRTPKSVRRGPERVEGALILGTPDYLAPELLLGKAHDFMVDWWALGVCLFEFLTGVPPFNDETPQLVFQNILNRDVPWPDGEEELTQNARNAIEILLTMDSTKRAGLKELKDHPFFEGVDWENLHHQSMPFIPQPDDETDTSYFEARNTAQHLTVSGFSL